From a region of the Lactuca sativa cultivar Salinas chromosome 4, Lsat_Salinas_v11, whole genome shotgun sequence genome:
- the LOC111896519 gene encoding B3 domain-containing protein At2g31720: MEIIPQDSAKGRNSAATGYKKEAEDEYYLKKIQELVNQKMKLLAEQQVKEESKLKPPIEMKNSKPMVISKRRLEEFITNEMNGTDLKLVLKKILYESDLRKNQNRLSMPMNQLEKNIEFLNENEKQDLENGKEFEVGLLGPRLGLHNKSMMMKIWKLKSSSSYVLKTNWNEFVEENKKDLKPHSEIQVWSFRKDNQLYFALVYVDEKIEF; encoded by the coding sequence ATGGAAATTATTCCGCAAGATTCAGCAAAAGGGAGAAATTCCGCTGCTACGGGATACAAGAAGGAGGCTGAGGATGAATATTATCTGAAAAAGATCCAGGAATTAGTAAACCAAAAGATGAAGTTGTTAGCAGAGCAACAAGTTAAAGAAGAATCAAAGCTCAAACCTCCCATTGAGATGAAAAACAGTAAGCCGATGGTGATCAGCAAGCGGAGGTTGGAAGAGTTCATCACGAATGAGATGAATGGCACAGATTTGAAACTCGTGCTCAAGAAAATACTGTATGAAAGTGATCTGAGAAAAAACCAAAACAGGTTGAGTATGCCGATGAATCAACTAGAGAAAAATATTGAGTTCTTGAATGAAAACGAGAAACAAGATCTGGAGAATGGAAAGGAGTTTGAGGTGGGATTGTTGGGGCCAAGATTGGGATTGCATAATAAATCGATGATGATGAAGATTTGGAAATTGAAAAGCTCAAGCAGTTATGTGTTGAAGACTAACTGGAATGAGTTTGTGGAAGAAAACAAGAAGGATTTGAAGCCACATTCAGAGATTCAGGTGTGGTCGTTTCGCAAAGATAACCAGCTGTACTTTGCCCTTGTGTATGTAGatgaaaaaattgaattttag